The Lycium ferocissimum isolate CSIRO_LF1 chromosome 10, AGI_CSIRO_Lferr_CH_V1, whole genome shotgun sequence genome window below encodes:
- the LOC132032764 gene encoding delta(12)-acyl-lipid-desaturase-like has product MGAGGRSMSAPTGKTEEKKNPLQKVPTSKPPFSVGDIKKAIPPHCFQRSLVHSFSYVVYDLILVSIMYYVATTYFHLLPSPFCYFAWPIYWICQGCVCTGIWVIAHECGHHAFSDYQWVDDTVGLILHSALMVPYFSWKYSHRRHHSNTGSLDRDEVFVPKPKSQLGWYSKYLNNPLGRVISLTVTLTLGWPLYLAFNVSGRPYDRFACHYDPYGPIYNDRERLQIFLSDTGVLGACFLLYRIALIKGLAWLVCVYGVPLLIVNGFLVLITYLQHTHPSLPHYDSTEWDWLRGALATVDRDYGILNKVFHHITDTHVVHHLFSTMPHYNAMEATKAVKPLLGDYYQFDGTPVVKAMWREAKECLYVEKDEASQGKGIFWYKNKL; this is encoded by the coding sequence ATGGGAGCTGGTGGTCGTAGTATGTCTGCTCCAACTGGAAAGACCGAAGAAAAGAAGAATCCTCTTCAAAAGGTACCAACCTCAAAGCCCCCTTTCTCGGTTGGTGATATCAAGAAGGCCATCCCACCTCACTGCTTTCAGAGGTCTCTCGTTCACTCGTTCTCGTATGTCGTGTACGACCTCATACTCGTCTCCATCATGTACTATGTCGCCACCACTTATTTCCACCTCCTTCCGTCCCCATTTTGCTACTTTGCATGGCCTATTTACTGGATCTGCCAGGGTTGTGTTTGTACCGGAATTTGGGTTATTGCTCATGAATGTGGCCACCATGCCTTTAGTGATTACCAATGGGTTGACGACACTGTCGGGCTTATCCTTCATTCCGCTCTGATGGTGCCGTACTTCTCTTGGAAATATAGTCATCGTCGCCACCACTCCAACACCGGGTCCCTCGATCGTGATGAGGTTTTCGTGCCTAAGCCTAAATCCCAACTCGGATGGTATTCCAAGTACTTGAACAATCCACTGGGCAGGGTTATCTCACTTACCGTCACCCTCACTCTTGGTTGGCCGTTGTACTTGGCCTTCAATGTATCCGGCAGACCTTATGATCGATTTGCATGTCACTATGACCCTTATGGCCCAATCTACAATGACCGCGAGAGGCTACAAATCTTCCTTTCTGACACTGGAGTTCTTGGAGCTTGTTTCTTGCTATACCGTATTGCCTTGATCAAAGGTCTCGCTTGGCTAGTGTGTGTCTATGGCGTACCCCTCTTGATCGTGAACGGGTTCCTTGTCTTGATCACCTATTTGCAACACACTCACCCGTCATTGCCTCACTACGATTCAACCGAGTGGGATTGGCTAAGGGGAGCATTGGCAACCGTCGACAGAGACTATGGCATTCTAAACAAGGTCTTCCACCACATCACTGACACTCACGTGGTCCACCATTTGTTCTCAACCATGCCACACTACAACGCGATGGAGGCAACAAAAGCGGTCAAGCCATTGCTTGGAGACTACTACCAATTCGATGGAACCCCGGTCGTCAAGGCAATGTGGAGGGAAGCAAAAGAGTGCCTCTATGTCGAGAAAGACGAAGCGTCTCAAGGCAAAGGCATTTTCTGGTACAAAAACAAGCTCTGA
- the LOC132034696 gene encoding protein NRT1/ PTR FAMILY 7.1-like, which yields MKLFDSVTSSMGLVIISLTSWLFLIKPNGCGDGILNCIPPSPIGTALFYLAIYLVALGYGGHQPTIATFGSDQFDEANPKEKISRAAYFGYFYFALNAGSLISNTILVYYEDGGKWTLGFWASTAAGLLGLFIFLLGTPGYRYVKSFGNPLPRVAQVFVAAFRKWRVPNVNGAELYEMDGSESSIKGTRKILHSNDFRKLDKATIMTEEDRQRPVTNPWRLCTITQVEEAKCIIRMCPIWLCTIMYSVIFTQMASLFVEQGEVMDATIGHFRLPRPRCQAFDICSVLTCTFMVVPLAEKISGNPRGLTELQRMGVGLVIGMLSMVAAGVTEIVRLRRVIPGNETSSLSIFWQIPQYILVGASEVFMYVAQLEFFNGQAPDGIKSLGSSLCMASMSLGNYVSSMLVNMVMQITARGTRHGWIPENLNNGHIDRFYFLLFGLALVDLVAFVLFAKWYKGINFEGSNSGGGDDSCTKGGEKECQVLDQV from the exons ATGAAGTTATTTGATTCAGTTACTTCTTCTATG GGACTAGTGATCATATCATTGACCTCTTGGCTATTCTTGATCAAACCGAATGGATGTGGAGATGGAATACTAAATTGCATACCCCCATCTCCAATTGGCACTGCATTATTTTACCTAGCCATATACTTAGTGGCTTTGGGCTATGGAGGCCACCAGCCCACAATTGCAACTTTTGGATCAGACCAATTTGATGAAGCAAATCCCAAAGAAAAAATATCAAGGGCAGCTTATTTTGGCTACTTCTATTTTGCACTAAATGCTGGATCTTTAATTTCCAACACAATTTTGGTCTATTATGAAGATGGTGGTAAATGGACACTTGGCTTTTGGGCCTCCACTGCTGCAGGGCTTTTGGGcctatttattttcttgttgggAACTCCTGGATATAGGTATGTTAAGTCGTTTGGGAACCCGTTGCCACGTGTCGCTCAAGTATTTGTTGCCGCGTTCCGTAAGTGGCGTGTGCCTAATGTTAATGGGGCAGAGCTATATGAAATGGATGGCTCAGAATCAAGCATTAAAGGAACCAGGAAAATCCTTCATAGTAACGATTTCAG GAAACTAGACAAGGCAACAATAATGACAGAAGAAGATAGACAAAGGCCAGTGACCAACCCATGGAGGCTATGCACTATCACACAAGTGGAAGAAGCAAAGTGCATTATAAGAATGTGTCCAATTTGGCTATGCACCATAATGTACTCAGTGATCTTTACTCAAATGGCCTCTTTATTTGTTGAGCAAGGTGAAGTCATGGATGCTACGATTGGTCATTTTCGCCTACCAAGACCAAGATGTCAAGCATTTGACATATGCAGCGTGCTAACGTGCAC GTTCATGGTGGTACCATTAGCCGAGAAGATTAGCGGGAATCCAAGGGGATTAACTGAGCTTCAGAGGATGGGAGTTGGACTAGTTATCGGTATGCTATCGATGGTTGCAGCAGGGGTAACGGAAATTGTCAGGCTAAGAAGAGTAATCCCTGGAAATGAAACAAGTTCACTAAGCATTTTTTGGCAAATTCCACAATACATTCTTGTTGGTGCCTCAGAGGTTTTTATGTATGTTGCACAACTTGAATTCTTCAATGGACAAGCACCTGATGGGATAAAAAGCCTAGGGAGTTCACTTTGCATGGCATCAATGTCACTAGGAAATTATGTTAGTAGCATGCTTGTGAATATGGTTATGCAAATCACAGCAAGAGGGACAAGGCATGGATGGATACCTGAGAATTTAAATAATGGCCACATTGATAGGTTCTATTTCTTGCTATTTGGTTTGGCTTTGGTTGATTTGGTTGCATTTGTGTTGTTTGCTAAGTGGTACAAAGGGATCAATTTTGAAGGAAGCAatagtggtggtggtgatgattCTTGCACAAAGGGTGGAGAAAAAGAGTGTCAAGTTCTTGATCAAGTTTGA
- the LOC132035176 gene encoding LOW QUALITY PROTEIN: protein NRT1/ PTR FAMILY 7.1-like (The sequence of the model RefSeq protein was modified relative to this genomic sequence to represent the inferred CDS: inserted 1 base in 1 codon), giving the protein MSQMATMDTTQVIPKTNEKNNSAGINKGLKQRVVNKLKVFRSKKTGGWYSAFLCLVNQGLITLSFFGVGVNLVLFLTRVLGQDNATAANNVSKWTGTVYLCSLLGAFISDSYWGRFLTCAIFQLILLLGLVIISLTSWLFLIKPNGCGDGILNCIPPSPIGTALFYLAIYLVALGYGGHQPTIATFGSDQFDEANPKEKISRAAYFGYFYFALNAGSLISNTILVYYEDGGKWTFGFWASTAAGLLGLFIFLLGTPGYRYVKSFGNPLPRVAQVFVAAFRKWRVPNVNGVELYEMDGSESSIKGTRKILHSNDFKKLDKAAIVTEEDRQRPVTNPWRLCTITQVEEAKCIIRMCPIWLCTIMYSVIFTQMASLFVEQGEVMDATIGHFRLPAASMSAFDICSVLTCTFLYRFMVVPLAGKISGNQGLIELRRRMGVGLVIGMLSMVAAGVTEIVALLRRVIPGNETSSLSIFWQIPQYILVGASEVFMYVGQLEFXDGQAPRWIKSLGSSLCMASMSLGNYVSSMLVNMVMQITARGTRHGWIPENLNNGHIDRFYFLLFGLALVDLVAFVLFAKWYKGINLEGSNSGGGDDACTKGGEKESQVLDQV; this is encoded by the exons ATGTCCCAAATGGCCACAATGGACACAACTCAAGTCATTCCAAAG acaaatgaaaagaataATTCAGCTGGAATAAACAAAGGCCTCAAGCAGAGAGTCGTGAACAAGCTTAAAGTCTTTAGAAGCAAAAAAACTGGTGGATGGTATTCAGCATTTCTTTGTCTAG TGAACCAAGGACTTATAACACTATCATTCTTTGGTGTTGGGGTGAATTTGGTATTATTCTTAACAAGAGTGTTGGGACAAGACAATGCTACTGCTGCTAACAATGTCAGCAAATGGACTGGAACTGTTTATTTGTGTTCACTTTTGGGAGCTTTCATCAGTGACTCTTACTGGGGACGTTTTCTCACTTGCGCCATTTTTCAGCTTATTCTCCTCCTG GGACTAGTGATCATATCATTGACCTCTTGGCTATTCTTGATCAAACCGAATGGATGTGGAGATGGAATACTAAATTGCATACCCCCATCTCCAATTGGCACTGCATTATTTTACCTAGCCATATACTTAGTGGCTTTGGGCTATGGAGGCCACCAGCCCACAATTGCAACTTTTGGATCAGACCAATTTGATGAAGCAAATCCCAAAGAAAAAATATCAAGGGCAGCTTATTTTGGCTACTTCTATTTTGCACTAAATGCTGGATCTTTAATTTCCAACACAATTTTGGTCTATTATGAAGATGGTGGTAAATGGACATTTGGCTTTTGGGCCTCCACTGCTGCTGGGCTTTTGGGcctatttattttcttgttgggAACTCCTGGATATAGGTATGTTAAGTCGTTTGGGAACCCGTTGCCACGTGTCGCTCAAGTATTTGTTGCCGCGTTCCGTAAGTGGCGTGTGCCTAATGTTAATGGGGTAGAGCTATATGAAATGGATGGCTCAGAATCAAGCATTAAAGGAACCAGGAAGATCCTTCATAGTAACGATTTCAA GAAACTAGACAAGGCAGCAATAGTGACAGAAGAAGATAGACAAAGGCCAGTGACCAACCCATGGAGGCTATGCACTATCACACAAGTGGAAGAAGCAAAATGCATTATAAGAATGTGTCCAATTTGGCTATGCACCATAATGTACTCAGTGATCTTTACTCAAATGGCCTCTTTATTTGTTGAGCAAGGTGAAGTCATGGATGCTACGATTGGTCATTTTCGCCTACCAGCAGCCAGCATGTCAGCATTTGACATATGCAGCGTGCTAACGTGCACGTTTCTCTACAG GTTCATGGTGGTACCATTAGCCGGAAAGATTAGTGGGAATCAAGGATTAATCGAGCTTCGGAGGAGGATGGGAGTTGGACTAGTTATCGGTATGCTATCGATGGTTGCAGCAGGGGTAACGGAAATTGTCGCGTTGCTAAGAAGAGTAATCCCTGGAAATGAAACAAGTTCACTAAGCATTTTTTGGCAAATTCCACAATACATTCTTGTTGGTGCCTCAGAGGTTTTTATGTATGTTGGACAACTTGAAT TTGATGGACAAGCACCACGATGGATAAAAAGCCTAGGGAGTTCACTTTGCATGGCATCAATGTCACTAGGAAATTATGTTAGTAGCATGCTTGTGAATATGGTTATGCAAATCACAGCAAGAGGGACAAGGCATGGATGGATACCTGAGAACTTAAATAATGGCCACATTGATAGGTTTTACTTCTTGCTATTTGGTTTGGCTTTGGTTGATTTGGTTGCATTTGTGTTGTTTGCTAAGTGGTACAAAGGGATCAATCTTGAAGGAAGCAAcagtggtggtggtgatgatgCTTGCACAAAGGGTGGAGAAAAAGAGAGTCAAGTTCTTGATCAAGTTTGA